In Desulfosoma sp., the genomic stretch CAGGACTTCCCAAAGGGGTTTATTTCAGTCATCGCCAGCTGGTGCTGCATACTCTGGCCGTATTGGCGGCGGCCGGATCCTACCATACGGCGGCCACCTTTCGATCCAACGATGTGTACATGCCTCTCACGCCCATGTTTCACGTGCACGCATGGGGAATACCCTTTGTGGCCGGCCAATTGGGCGTGAAACAAGTGTATCCAGGACGCTACGATCCGGCCGTGATCCTGAAGCTTTTGGTGACGGAAAAAGTGACTTTTTCCCATTGCGTGCCGACCATTTTGCATATGATTCTTACCAGCCCCGCGGCCAAGAGCGTGGATCTTTCCGGTTGGAAAATGATTATCGGCGGCTCCGCCCTTACCAAAGGCCTTTGCAAAGCGGCCATGGACCGAGGCATTGACCTGATCACGGGTTACGGTATGTCGGAAACCTGCCCGGTGCTCACCTTGGCCCAGCCTCAACCCGACATGATGCAATGGTCCGTGGATGAACAAATTCCCGTACGGTGCCGAACGGGTCAACCTATTCCTTTGGTGGACCTGCAGGTGGTCACTCCGGACGGCGTTCCCCTCCCCCACGATGGAAAAAGCACCGGAGAAGTGGTGGTTCGTTCACCCTGGCTGACCCAAGGGTATTTTAAGGATCCGGAACGTGCCGAGGAACTCTGGGACGGTGGGTGGCTTCATACAGGGGATGTTGGTTTTATCGACGAACGAGGTTATTTGCAGATCACCGACCGTATCAAGGATGTCATCAAGACCGGTGGGGAATGGATTTCCACTCTGATTCTGGAAGACATTCTCATGCAACATCCAGCGGTGAGTGAAGCGGCAGCCATTGGGGTGCCCGACGAAAAGTGGGGTGAACGCCCCATGGCTCTCGTGGTCCTTAAGGAAGACTTCAAGGGCAAGGTGACCCAAGAAGAGATTCGCCAGCATTTCATGCGCTTTGTGGAAGAAGGAACCATCACCAAATGGGCCGTTCCGGACAAGATCGGTTTTGTAGAGGCTCTGCCCAAGACCAGTGTCGGCAAACTGGACAAAAAGGTGATGCGTCAGCAATATCGTTAAGGCTTATGCGGAAAGGCGCTTCGGCGCCTTTCCGCCCATCTGTCCATCCCCTCGAACACGTCTACGGACGCCAGAATTCCGGAATCAAAAGCACCAGAACCGTGTAAATTTCTAAACGCCCCACAAGCATGCTCAAAGACAAAAGCCATTTGGCGGCTGTGGGAAGGCCCGCGTAGTTTTCGGCAGGCCCTACGGCACCAAAACCCGGCCCGACGTTTCCCATGGTGGCGGCTACGGAAGAAAAGGCGGTGAGAAGGTCCAGTCCCAAAGCGGCCATCATCAGGGTAAAAAGCACGTAAAGGCCCAGGAAAAGTATAAAAAATCCCCAGACGCTGTAGAGGACATCCGAGGGTACCATGCGGCCTCCAAGTTTCACCTGATAGATGGAGTGAGGGTGAATGAGGCGCATTATTTCTCGGTATCCATGCTTGATCAAGAGCATGACCCTCAGGCACTTGATCCCTCCGCCCGTAGAGCCGGCCGAGCCCCCTAAGAACATGCAAAAAAACAGGATTGCTTGGGTCAGGGGAGGCCATGTTTCATAGTCCGCCGTGGCAAATCCTGTGGTGGTTAGAATAGAGACGACCTGAAAGGCGGCGTACCGAAAGGCTCTCAAGGTCGAGTCATAGACCGATCCGTAAAGGCTTCCCGCGGTCGCCGCCGCGAGAACCATGCAAACCCCAAGGAAAAAGCGGCACTCGGGATCCCGCCAAAAGACTTGAGGTTTTCCTCCTATGGCCAAGTAGTGAAGAGAAAAATTAATGCCGGCCAGAAGCATAAAGATCGTGACCACACCATCGACGTAAGCGCTTTGGAAATGGCCCACCGAGGCGTTTCTAGTGGAAAAGCCACCGGTGGCCAGAGTGGTAAAGGTATGGCACAGGGCCTCAAAAAGGTTCAAACCGCCGGCCATTAACAGGGCCGTTTCAGCCACGGTAAAGATGATGTAGACCTTCCACAAAGCCACTGCAGTGTCTTTGATGCGAGGACGCAGCTTGTCCGGTACGGGAGAAGGAACTTCAGCCTTGTAAAGTTGCATGCCCCCGACGCCGAGAAAAGGAAGAATGGCCAAGGAAAGCACGATGATGCCCATACCTCCCAACCATTGCGTCAGAGCCCGCCACAGGAGAATTCCTTGAGGAACGCTTTCAATGTCGATCAGAACGGAAGCTCCGGTGGTGGTAAAGCCTGACATGGATTCAAAAAAGGCATCGGTGAATGACGGAAAGGTTTCGGCCAAATAGAAAGGCAAAGCCCCTAAAACCGCTGCACCGAACCAACCGCAAGTCACGATGAGAACGCCTTCTCGGTGAGCGATGACGGGAGAGATTTCTTTCTTGTAGGTCGACAACATGAGAACGGCGCCCGAAGCCGCCGCCACCGCCATGGTGAGGAGGATGGCGGTGTGGGCCCCGTCTTTGAAGGCGATGGAAAATCCCAAAGGAAGGAGCAGTGTTGCGCCGACGCACCACAGAAGGGCTCCGACGGCGCGCCCCACGAAAGGCCATGAAATCATGACGGCTTCACTCGAACCGAAAGGTGCTTTTCCACCAGAGGGACCGCTTTTCGGGCACACAGAACCACGATGCGATCCCCCGCTTGAATAACCGTTTTCCCCGTGGCAATAACCACCTCATTGGCTCTCACCACCGCCAGCACCAGAGCGCCTTTAGGAAATTTGACATCTTTCAAGGGCCGATTCACGATGGGTGAATGGGCCACGGCTTCCGCCTCCAGCACCTCGGCCTCTTCCCCTCGAAGTGACACGGCCGAAAGGATTTTTCCTTGGCGCACGTACTGCAAAATGCTGTTGATAGCCGAAAGCCGCGGATTGACCACACGCCCCAAACCTACCGCTTGGGCGATAGGCATGTAAGCGAACTTGCTCAGACGCGTGATGATCCTTTGCGCTCCCAACCGCTGGGTCAACAGGGAGCAGAGCATGTTGGTTTCTTCGTCGCCGGTAAGAGAGAGGACCAAGTCCATCTGGGCGATGTTTTCCTCCATCAGGATGTCCTGGTCTGTTCCATCCCCGTGAAGCACAATGGTTTTGTTGAGGGTTTGCGAAAGCACATCACAACGAGCGCGATCCTTTTCCAGCAGCCGCACACGGACATCTCGTTTTTCCAATTGCTTGGCCAGTCTCAGCCCGATATCCCCTCCCCCGATGATCAAAATGTTTTCCGGAGGTCTTCCTCGACACCCAAAAAAAGCCAGCACACTCCGCATGTGGTCCTTGTCGGAGACCACGTAGATCAAGTCCCCGGCACGTAGAAAATCTTTCCCGGTAGGGACGATCAAGTGGTCATGGCGAAAGACGGCGCCAACAATGTAGGGAAGGTTTGGGGACGCTTGACCCAATTCAATGAGGGATTTGCCCTCGAGAGGGGATCGGGAAGGCACTCGAAGACCGACGAGCTGAATGCGTCCCTCAGCCAATTCCCAAATATCTTCCGCATCCGGGACGGCCATGAGGCCTTCGATGGTGCGCACCAGTTCCTGATCTGGGTTGATGATCTTGTCAAGGTTAAGGTGCTTTTCCAGTAATCCGGGTTGAAACTGGGTGTAGGCGTCGTTGCGTATACGAGCCAGTTTTTTGATGTGTGGAGCAAGAATGTTGGCGTAAAAGGTGGCGATCAGATTGGTTTCGTCGGCGTCTGTCACCGCCAGAAAGGTCTGGGCCTCTTCAATGCCGGCGGCCTGAAGCATACGCGGGTCACTGCCGGAACCTTCCAAAGTCTGCACATCGGCCAAGTCCGAAAGGCGCTTGAGGGCCTCCGGGTTCCTGTCAATGACGACCACTTCCTTGTGTTCTAGGGACAGTCGTTGCGCAATATGAAAGCCGACTTCACCCGCTCCAACAATGATAAGCTTCAAAGATCCGCCTCCACCCCTCACCTTTTCGCCACAGGGTTCGGTCCCCTCTCCTTTAGCAGAACCAAGCCCACAATGGAAGATGGAGTGGCAGAATCTCTTGCGTGAAGTTTGCGAATCTGCTAGAAGGGAACATTGTGAAATAAAACGCGCACAGGAGGGAACGATGTCGCAATGGGCATGGCGTCTTGGAATGTTGGTGGTAGGTTGTGTTCCCGCGATCATCGGCGGGGGATTGTTTTGGCATTTTTTTGAAAAGTGGACGGCGGTTGTGGTTTGGGAAATCGTGCTGCTTTTCCTTTTAAGCCTTATCATTGCCAAAGGCGACAAAAAAGCGGCTCAGGAAGCCCATCACTAAAGACGGCTTTCAGGGGAACCCTATGGAATGCAAGAAGGAAAAAAATCTGCAGCTGTGCGTGTGTTCTTATGAACCTTGTGCCAAGAAGGGCCTTTGTTGTGAATGCCTTCAATACCACTTGAAAAGCCGCCAACTTCCGGGCTGTTGTTTTCCCAAGGATGCGGAACGCACCTATGATCGTTCTTTTGAACACTTCGCCCGTCTCGTGCAGGAAAAAAAGATCTGAGGCTTTTCTGAAAAACCCATATTTCTTCCGGCCTCTTCATCCCCGCCTCGGCGGGGATGTTCCCCGATCTCCCTCAAGGATTCCCATTGACCCCATTTGCGGGCTCGTGTAGATATGGCGCCCGACCGCTTCTTTGGACCCTCTCACGTATGCGAGAGGGTTTTTTACCATGGGCGCTAGGCAACCCGTAGAATGATCGATTTTAAGGGTTTGCCGGAGGAGAGACCGACATATGCAAAAGGACGCATCCCGAGGCTTCGTGATGGATCTTATGGACCTTGTGGTCTATTCATGGAAGTATCTTGTGCTAGGCATTGCGGTATGCCTGGCGGCGGCGACGCTTTATCTTTGGAAAGCGACCCCGCTTTATGCCGTGAAAATGCAGGTGCGACCCGGTATCACGGCTTTTGACGAAACGGGAAAAGAAATCCGTAGCTGGAACGTCGGGGATGTGATGGATTTTTTCCGGCAGGATGCCTACCGAGCTTTCCTTCCCGAGGATGGGGGTCTCCGTCGATCGCTCTCTTTGCATCCCGCGCAAGGCCGAAGCGCCACCACGGTCACGGTGACCTTGTATCATGCCGACCCCGCCGAAGGGGTTCAAATCCTTCGGCAATTCTATGAAAATGTGCTTCAGTACTATCAATCGTCGGGAAAAGAACCACTGATTGCCGTTTCCACCAAAAAGATTCAGGAAAGGATGCAAGCACTGGAAAGCTTGATCCATCATGTGGATTCCGTGGAACGACCATCTCTGAACATGGAAATAGAGGGCCGCAAAGCGGATCTTGTGACCAAAAGGCGTCTTTTGGAGTCCGTGGAAAAAAGGCTTCAGGAAATAACGGCTTTAAAGCCCGATGCCAACATGTTCCACGTGCTTCTGGAACATGAAAGCATGGTGAAAACGTTGCGCAATGAAATCGCTGAAGAGTCCCGAGTGTTGGCAAGCCTTCAACTGGCTCGAGACGCTCTAGACCTTAAAAAACGTCGTTTCGAAGCAGAAATGGCTCTGGAACGTCAGAAATTGGTCTCGCTGGTTCCTCTCGAACAGGTGGTGCCTCCCGTAGCCGGTCCCTCCCCTGTTCGACCTCAAAAGAAATGGCATCTGGTCGGGGCCGTTATGGCAGGAAGCTTTTTGGGCTTGTTGCTGGGTCTAGGCATGCGGGAGCGGCATGTTCGCAAAACCACCCTTCGGTGAAGCCGCATCAGTCGGTTCCGAGAAACACTCACGGAAGGGAACGAAGGAGGAATTTTCATGCATTTGCAAAAGCGTGTCCTCGTCACTGGCGGCGCCGGTTTTTTGGGATCCCATCTCTGCGAAAGGCTTCTGGATCTGGGACATGATGTCTTGTGTGTGGACAATTTTTATACGGGCACCAAAGGAAATATCGTGCACCTTTTGAATAACCCGTTTTTTGAATTACACCGTCATGATATTACCTTTCCGCTCTTTGTCGAGGTGGATCAAATCTACAACTTGGCCTGCCCTGCCTCCCCCGTGCATTATCAGAATGATCCCGTGCAGACGACCAAGGTGTGCGTCCATGGCTCCATTAATATGCTCGGACTGGCCAAGAGGCTTAAGGCTCGCATTCTGCAAGCTTCTACCTCGGAAGTATATGGTGATCCCACGATTCATCCTCAAACGGAAGATTACCGTGGCAACGTGAATCCCATCGGTCCCCGTTCTTGTTACGACGAGGGTAAAAGATGTGCGGAGACCTTGTTTTTCGATTACCGTCGCCAGCATAAGCTTTCCATCAAGGTGGCTCGTATCTTCAATACCTATGGACCCCGTATGCACCCCAATGATGGAAGGGTCGTGAGTAATTTCATCGTTCAAGCGCTCTTAAACAAGCCTTTGACGGTCTACGGCGATGGCTCTCAAACCCGATCCTTTTGCTATGTGGATGACATGGTTGAAGGTCTCATTCGACTCATGGAATCCCCGGAAGAAGTGACGGGCCCCATCAATTTAGGAAATCCCGACGAATTCACCATCATGGAGTTGGCTCAGTTGGTCTTGGAACTGACCGGATCCAAGTCCGAGATTCGCTTTGAACCTTTGCCCAAGGATGATCCCGTTCGCCGTCGTCCGGATATCACGCGAGCGAAACAGATTCTGGGTTGGGCGCCGACGGTGCCGCTGCGGGAAGGACTTCGCAAGACCATCGACTATTTTGATGACTTCTTGCGGGAACGAAGCCTCAGTGCCGAAGGCTTGGCGAAGACGCCACAAGATTCCGCCGGTTTTTAGGCCTTATGGAGAGGGGTTTCTTGAAAATCCCGGCGTCGGCATCCCTTATTCGAAACACCCTGTGGATGCTCGGTGGATTTGGTTTTCGCCTCGGGGTGCAGTTTGCCACCTTTGTCCTGGTGGCTCGTCTACTTCGCCCGGAAGCATTCGGTGTTTTTTCAGGGTGTTTGGCCGTCGTTTCCGTTTTGGTGCCTTTCGCCACATGGGGCACCGGCAATATTCTTATCAAACACACGGCACGCCAACCGAAACTCTTTGCCACTTATTGGGGTGCGGCACTGCTTACGGCCATCCTCTCAGGATTGGCACTCATAGCCTGCGCTGTAGGTCTCGGGATCGTGCTCTTTTCACCTCAGCTGGCCTTAACCGTCATGGCTCCCATCGCCGTTGCCGATCTGCTGGGAACACGGTGCGCGGACTTGGCCAGTCAAGCTTTTCAAGCCCAACAGAAATTATCCGGAACGTCGATCATCTGGAGTGCCGTAAGTCTGTTGCGCCTTTTGGGGGCGGTTGCTCTGGGGTGGCTTCCCATGGAAAAAACGGCAGCCCTATGGTCTTTCTTTTATATGCTCAGTGGGTTGGGGTCCGGCCTTTTCGGCGTTCTGTGGGTAAGGGTGCTTTGGGGACGGGCTTCGTGGTCCTTGAAACCGCTCCGCGGACAATGGCGCGAAGGTTTTTATTTCGCTGTAAGTCTTTCGGCTCAGGGGGCCTATAATGACATTGATAAGACCATCCTTTTGAGATTAGGGTCTGGGGACATGGCGGGAGCTTACGCGGCGTGCTATCGGTTGGTGGATGCCGGCTTTACGCCCATCAAAGCGC encodes the following:
- a CDS encoding fatty acid--CoA ligase, with protein sequence MPVKLVDRTPSAYSYPLLIKHLLHKPLRCTPNQEIVYRDLYRFTYAQMFQRVHKAANMLRQLGVEQGSTVGVMDWDSHRYLELFYAVPMMGAILHTVNIRLSPEQILFTINHAEDDVLLVHTDFLPIVEAIQDQFQTVKKILVLKDGPDLPATKVRLDGEYEELLSQASDSYDFPDFDENAKATTFYTTGTTGLPKGVYFSHRQLVLHTLAVLAAAGSYHTAATFRSNDVYMPLTPMFHVHAWGIPFVAGQLGVKQVYPGRYDPAVILKLLVTEKVTFSHCVPTILHMILTSPAAKSVDLSGWKMIIGGSALTKGLCKAAMDRGIDLITGYGMSETCPVLTLAQPQPDMMQWSVDEQIPVRCRTGQPIPLVDLQVVTPDGVPLPHDGKSTGEVVVRSPWLTQGYFKDPERAEELWDGGWLHTGDVGFIDERGYLQITDRIKDVIKTGGEWISTLILEDILMQHPAVSEAAAIGVPDEKWGERPMALVVLKEDFKGKVTQEEIRQHFMRFVEEGTITKWAVPDKIGFVEALPKTSVGKLDKKVMRQQYR
- a CDS encoding TrkH family potassium uptake protein; this encodes MISWPFVGRAVGALLWCVGATLLLPLGFSIAFKDGAHTAILLTMAVAAASGAVLMLSTYKKEISPVIAHREGVLIVTCGWFGAAVLGALPFYLAETFPSFTDAFFESMSGFTTTGASVLIDIESVPQGILLWRALTQWLGGMGIIVLSLAILPFLGVGGMQLYKAEVPSPVPDKLRPRIKDTAVALWKVYIIFTVAETALLMAGGLNLFEALCHTFTTLATGGFSTRNASVGHFQSAYVDGVVTIFMLLAGINFSLHYLAIGGKPQVFWRDPECRFFLGVCMVLAAATAGSLYGSVYDSTLRAFRYAAFQVVSILTTTGFATADYETWPPLTQAILFFCMFLGGSAGSTGGGIKCLRVMLLIKHGYREIMRLIHPHSIYQVKLGGRMVPSDVLYSVWGFFILFLGLYVLFTLMMAALGLDLLTAFSSVAATMGNVGPGFGAVGPAENYAGLPTAAKWLLSLSMLVGRLEIYTVLVLLIPEFWRP
- the trkA gene encoding Trk system potassium transporter TrkA; this translates as MKLIIVGAGEVGFHIAQRLSLEHKEVVVIDRNPEALKRLSDLADVQTLEGSGSDPRMLQAAGIEEAQTFLAVTDADETNLIATFYANILAPHIKKLARIRNDAYTQFQPGLLEKHLNLDKIINPDQELVRTIEGLMAVPDAEDIWELAEGRIQLVGLRVPSRSPLEGKSLIELGQASPNLPYIVGAVFRHDHLIVPTGKDFLRAGDLIYVVSDKDHMRSVLAFFGCRGRPPENILIIGGGDIGLRLAKQLEKRDVRVRLLEKDRARCDVLSQTLNKTIVLHGDGTDQDILMEENIAQMDLVLSLTGDEETNMLCSLLTQRLGAQRIITRLSKFAYMPIAQAVGLGRVVNPRLSAINSILQYVRQGKILSAVSLRGEEAEVLEAEAVAHSPIVNRPLKDVKFPKGALVLAVVRANEVVIATGKTVIQAGDRIVVLCARKAVPLVEKHLSVRVKPS
- a CDS encoding DUF6485 family protein, which gives rise to MECKKEKNLQLCVCSYEPCAKKGLCCECLQYHLKSRQLPGCCFPKDAERTYDRSFEHFARLVQEKKI
- a CDS encoding UDP-glucuronic acid decarboxylase family protein, which translates into the protein MHLQKRVLVTGGAGFLGSHLCERLLDLGHDVLCVDNFYTGTKGNIVHLLNNPFFELHRHDITFPLFVEVDQIYNLACPASPVHYQNDPVQTTKVCVHGSINMLGLAKRLKARILQASTSEVYGDPTIHPQTEDYRGNVNPIGPRSCYDEGKRCAETLFFDYRRQHKLSIKVARIFNTYGPRMHPNDGRVVSNFIVQALLNKPLTVYGDGSQTRSFCYVDDMVEGLIRLMESPEEVTGPINLGNPDEFTIMELAQLVLELTGSKSEIRFEPLPKDDPVRRRPDITRAKQILGWAPTVPLREGLRKTIDYFDDFLRERSLSAEGLAKTPQDSAGF
- a CDS encoding oligosaccharide flippase family protein, producing the protein MKIPASASLIRNTLWMLGGFGFRLGVQFATFVLVARLLRPEAFGVFSGCLAVVSVLVPFATWGTGNILIKHTARQPKLFATYWGAALLTAILSGLALIACAVGLGIVLFSPQLALTVMAPIAVADLLGTRCADLASQAFQAQQKLSGTSIIWSAVSLLRLLGAVALGWLPMEKTAALWSFFYMLSGLGSGLFGVLWVRVLWGRASWSLKPLRGQWREGFYFAVSLSAQGAYNDIDKTILLRLGSGDMAGAYAACYRLVDAGFTPIKALLASTYPRFFQEGAKGLGAALQFSRKLLPWSCAYGTLAWVGLTVCAPIFPWILGRDYALTPAIIPWLAPLLLIRTVHFLAADALTGSGYQGHRTVAQVGVAALNLVLNLWWIPRYGWLGAAWSSLISDGALAVVLWILARTLRRRHG